One region of Culex pipiens pallens isolate TS chromosome 2, TS_CPP_V2, whole genome shotgun sequence genomic DNA includes:
- the LOC120419137 gene encoding mantle protein-like yields MKAFVVLSMALAVASCAAVDSKKDKRSLWDLGDQWNHHGFDEYDHHHTKVHHHTKEIVTKKVHVPYPVDRHVPYPVEVVKKVPVHVDRPVPYPVEVVKKVHVDRPVPYPVEVIKKVPVIVEKKVHVDRPVPYPVDRPVPYPVEVIKKVHVDRPVPYPVDRPVPYPVEVIKKVPVHVDRPVPYPVEVIKKVPVHVDRPVPYPVEVVKKVPVEVIKKVHVDRPFPVDRPVPYPVKVPVHVDRPVPYPVEVTKKVPFHVDRPVPYPVEVVKKVPVHVDRPVPYAVDRPYPVEVVKKVPVDRPVPYPVDRPVHVDRPVPFPVEVTKKVPVPVDRPVPYPVEVQKHVAVPVVQKEYVEVPKPYAVHVEKPVPVLVENNHHEKHWDQY; encoded by the exons ATGAAG GCGTTCGTGGTACTGTCGATGGCCCTGGCCGTCGCATCTTGTGCGGCAGTCGACTCCAAGAAGGACAAGCGTAGCCTGTGGGATCTGGGAGACCAGTGGAACCACCATGGGTTTGACGAGTACGATCATCACCACACTAAGGTGCACCATCACACCAAGGAGATTGTCACCAAGAAGGTGCACGTTCCGTACCCGGTTGACCGACATGTGCCATATCCAGTGGAGGTTGTAAAGAAGGTTCCTGTCCACGTTGATCGTCCGGTCCCTTACCCAGTGGAAGTGGTCAAGAAGGTCCACGTTGACCGTCCCGTCCCATACCCAGTGGAAGTGATCAAGAAGGTCCCAGTGATCGTGGAGAAGAAGGTCCATGTTGACCGACCTGTCCCATACCCAGTTGACCGACCGGTCCCCTATCCAGTGGAAGTGATCAAGAAGGTTCATGTGGACCGTCCCGTCCCATACCCAGTTGATCGTCCGGTCCCATACCCAGTGGAAGTCATCAAGAAGGTCCCCGTCCATGTGGATCGCCCTGTCCCATACCCGGTGGAGGTCATCAAGAAGGTTCCAGTTCACGTTGACCGACCGGTGCCATACCCAGTGGAGGTCGTCAAGAAGGTCCCAGTGGAGGTGATCAAGAAGGTTCACGTTGACCGACCATTCCCGGTTGACCGTCCCGTCCCATACCCGGTTAAGGTTCCAGTCCACGTTGACCGTCCCGTCCCCTACCCAGTGGAAGTCACCAAGAAGGTCCCCTTCCACGTTGACCGTCCCGTCCCGTACCCAGTGGAGGTCGTCAAGAAGGTCCCGGTTCACGTTGACCGTCCGGTCCCGTACGCCGTTGACCGACCGTACCCGGTTGAGGTTGTGAAGAAGGTTCCCGTTGACCGTCCCGTCCCATACCCCGTCGATCGGCCCGTCCACGTTGACCGTCCCGTCCCGTTCCCGGTGGAGGTCACCAAGAAGGTCCCCGTCCCCGTTGACCGCCCTGTCCCATACCCGGTCGAGGTCCAGAAGCACGTGGCCGTCCCGGTTGTCCAGAAGGAGTACGTCGAAGTGCCAAAGCCGTACGCAGTTCATGTCGAGAAGCCCGTCCCAGTGCTTGTGGAGAATAACCACCATGAGAAGCACTGGGATCAGTACTGA